A single Ctenopharyngodon idella isolate HZGC_01 chromosome 22, HZGC01, whole genome shotgun sequence DNA region contains:
- the r3hdml gene encoding R3H domain containing-like, which yields MNLACAQLFFAAALWTLPCMTAAVAVSGATELLHLHEVSMEAVLRNSSDTSAPRARRKRFISSKDMTALLDYHNRVRSQVFPPAANMEYMVWDERLAKSAESWASQCIWDHGPTHVLRSTGQNLSIISGRYRSIVDLVRSWYDERHSFSYPNRCDGSVCTHYTQMVWATSNKIGCAVRRCSNIYVFGSTWKQATLLVCNYSIKGNWVGEAPYKTGKPCSACPSSYGGSCSKNQCDSRSKSRRNASGFRGLKKYL from the exons ATGAATTTGGCCTGCGCTCAGCTGTTCTTCGCTGCCGCCTTGTGGACACTGCCGTGCATGACCGCAGCAGTGGCGGTGAGCGGGGCAACAGAGCTGCTTCATCTCCATGAGGTCTCCATGGAGGCTGTACTGAGGAACAGCAGCGACACCAGCGCACCTCGAGCGCGGCGGAAACGCTTCATCTCCAGCAAAGATATGACGGCATTACTGGATTATCACAACCGCGTGCGCTCACAGGTCTTCCCACCTGCAGCAAATATGGAATATATG GTGTGGGATGAGAGACTGGCTAAATCTGCAGAGTCCTGGGCCTCTCAGTGCATATGGGATCATGGACCGACTCATGTTTTGCGGTCCACTGGACAGAATCTGTCCATTATCTCTGGAAG ATACAGATCGATTGTTGATCTGGTAAGATCCTGGTATGATGAGAGACACTCTTTCTCCTACCCCAATAGATGCGATGGCTCTGTCTGCACACACTACACTCAG ATGGTGTGGGCCACCAGCAATAAGATCGGATGTGCTGTCAGAAGATGTTCAAACATATATGTGTTTGGGAGTACATGGAAACAGGCCACCTTACTGGTTTGCAACTATTCTATCAA GGGGAACTGGGTAGGAGAGGCTCCATATAAGACAGGAAAACCGTGCTCTGCATGTCCCTCAAGCTATGGAGGATCATGCAGTAAAAACCAGTGTGACTCCAGATCAAAATCCAGAAGAAATGCAAGTGGTTTCAGAGGATTAAAAAAATACCTTTAA
- the fitm2 gene encoding acyl-coenzyme A diphosphatase FITM2 — MAAVVSLVNSLACFWRQPCTRTYLPHLFFCISFTGSLLKKMDLVPESYFSSSKNILNLYFVKISWGWTIVLLLPFIIYSNSFNKSHTFVLRRLTSLLVATLIWYTCTETFFYIEDRTGSCYESDNMQVIHGDITAKTACKKAGFIWDGFDISGHSFILAYSSLVIVEEMVPMLHIPDVYRKAPLDFLYIALNAIVAIWIWMFGCTSVYFHDPTDKILGTSCGILGWYMTYVVWYPFRFSPGLPPQQKQHA, encoded by the exons ATGGCTGCTGTAGTCAGCTTAGTGAACAGTTTGGCTTGTTTCTGGAGACAGCCATGTACCCGTACTTATTTACCGcacttgtttttttgtatttcgtTTACAGGATCGCTTTTGAAAAAGATGGACCTCGTGCCGGAGAGCTACTTCAGTagcagtaaaaatattttaaatct atattttgtgaaaatttcTTGGGGTTGGACCATTGTTTTGCTTCTGccattcatcatttactccaacTCCTTCAACAAAAGCCACACATTTGTGTTGAGGCGGCTTacgtcactactggtagcaacCCTCATTTGGTACACCTGCACTGAGACTTTTTTCTACATTGAAGACCGTACAGGTTCATGTTATGAGTCAGACAATATGCAAGTCATCCATGGTGACATTACCGCAAAGACTGCATGCAAGAAGGCTGGATTCATCTGGGATGGAtttgacatatcaggacactcCTTCATCTTGGCTTACTCTTCTCTTGTGATTGTGGAGGAAATGGTGCCCATGTTACACATACCTGATGTTTACAGAAAAGCTCCTCTTGATTTTCTGTATATAGCACTTAATGCGATTGTGGCCATCTGGATATGGATGTTTGGATGCACTTCTGTGTATTTCCATGATCCTACTGACAAGATTCTAGGGACCTCGTGCGGGATATTAGGGTGGTACATGACCTATGTTGTTTGGTACCCATTTCGCTTTTCTCCAGGTCTCCCTCCACAGCAGAAACAACACGCTTAG
- the LOC127504859 gene encoding protein lifeguard 2-like, which translates to MAWMFSQVASDPPSYHEATTGGSPCYSGTYPEDGEMLTEFSWDDRRIRRIFIRKVYTILMLQLSVTFSFVALFVFCKPVKDYIHTNPGWYWASYAVFFVTYLTLSCCRGPRRQFPWNLILLTIFTLSLSYMTGTLSSYYNTSSVIICLGITILVCLAITIFSFQTKIDITSYQGVLVVFCTVVFICGLALAFILPFGYVPWLHVVYAVLGAILFCMFLAFDTQMLMGSKRYTISPEEYIFATLSIYLDIVYIFSFFLQLFGTPERQ; encoded by the exons ATGGCCTGGATGTTCAGCCAGGTGGCCTCAGATCCTCCAAGTTATCATGAGGCAACTACTG GTGGCAGCCCTTGTTATAGTGGAACTTATCCTGAAGATGGTGAGATGCTCACAGAATTCAGCTGGGATGACCGAAGGATCAGGAGGATATTCATCCGCAAG GTGTACACCATCCTGATGCTCCAGCTTTCTGTCACATTTTCCTTTGTGGCTCTTTTCGTTTtctg TAAACCCGTGAAAGATTACATTCATACCAACCCTGGCTGGTACTGGGCATCATA TGCAGTGTTTTTTGTCACATATCTGACCCTGTCCTGCTGCCGTGGACCCCG gAGGCAGTTCCCATGGAATCTGATTCTGCTCACAATCTTT ACTCTGTCTCTTTCTTACATGACAGGAACGTTGTCCAG CTACTACAATACTTCATCTGTCATCATCTGCCTGGGTATTACCATCTTGGTCTGTCTCGCAATTACAATCTTTAGCTTCCAAACCAAG ATTGATATTACTTCATACCAAGGTGTGCTGGTGGTCTTCTGCACAGTAGTGTTTATTTGTGGACTTGCCCTGGCATTCATCCTGCCCTTTGGATAT GTTCCATGGTTGCACGTTGTGTATGCTGTCTTGGGAGCAATACTGTTTTGCATG TTCCTGGCATTTGACACACAGATGCTGATGGGAAGCAAGCGATACACCATAAGTCCTGAGGAATACATCTTTGCCACCCTCAGCATATACCTGGACATTGTTTACatcttctctttctttctccagtTGTTTGGTACTCCTGAACGGCAGTGA